One stretch of Narcine bancroftii isolate sNarBan1 chromosome 8, sNarBan1.hap1, whole genome shotgun sequence DNA includes these proteins:
- the LOC138741791 gene encoding homeobox protein BarH-like 2 isoform X1: MQRSAEPSRSLPGLHKLDSRRYKTFMIDEILSTESRRFQDVPLGSRPGFVARPQALHSCAGSSLSSFPSLSTTQLSPCLTTRTPQFLSPAPTSSAALERITATNSECDSDQSTPRLKKPRRCRTIFTEFQLMGLEKKFQKQKYLSTPDRLDLAQSLGLTQLQVKTWYQNRRMKWKKMVLKGGQEAPTKPKGRPKKNSIPTTEEIEAEEKEARLAHEPLP, from the exons ATGCAGCGTTCCGCCGAGCCGAGCCGCAGCCTTCCCGGGCTGCACAAGCTGGACAGTCGGCGTTACAAGACTTTCATGATCGACGAGATCCTGTCCACGGAGAGCCGCCGATTCCAGGACGTGCCTCTGGGCTCCCGCCCCGGCTTCGTCGCCCGCCCGCAGGCGCTGCACTCCTGTGCGG GGTCATCACTGAGTTCCTTCCCATCGCTCTCAACCACGCAACTGTCTCCATGCCTCACTACAAGGAcgccacagttcctgtctccagcCCCGACTAGTTCAGCAGCTCTCGAGCGTATCACCGCCACCAACAGTGAGTGTGACAGCGATCAGTCCACTCCTCGGTTGAAGAAGCCTCGGAGATGTCGGACCATTTTCACTGAATTTCAGCTCATGGGTCTGGAGAAGaaattccagaaacagaaatatCTTTCTACTCCAGACAG GTTGGATTTGGCACAGTCACTGGGATTAACTCAGCTTCAAGTGAAAACATGGTATCAGAATCGAAGAATGAAGTGGAAAAAGATG GTGCTGAAAGGAGGCCAAGAAGCTCCCACTAAACCCAAGGGGAGACCAAAGAAAAACTCCATCCCCACAACAGAGGAGATTGAGGCAGAGGAGAAGGAAGCCAGATTGGCCCATGAGCCTTTACCATGA
- the LOC138741791 gene encoding homeobox protein BarH-like 2 isoform X2, translated as MQRSAEPSRSLPGLHKLDSRRYKTFMIDEILSTESRRFQDVPLGSRPGFVARPQALHSCAGSSLSSFPSLSTTQLSPCLTTRTPQFLSPAPTSSAALERITATNSECDSDQSTPRLKKPRRCRTIFTEFQLMGLEKKFQKQKYLSTPDRLDLAQSLGLTQLQVKTWYQNRRMKWKKMAEDQSKYKKVIEMFDEHCSPKKNETFERC; from the exons ATGCAGCGTTCCGCCGAGCCGAGCCGCAGCCTTCCCGGGCTGCACAAGCTGGACAGTCGGCGTTACAAGACTTTCATGATCGACGAGATCCTGTCCACGGAGAGCCGCCGATTCCAGGACGTGCCTCTGGGCTCCCGCCCCGGCTTCGTCGCCCGCCCGCAGGCGCTGCACTCCTGTGCGG GGTCATCACTGAGTTCCTTCCCATCGCTCTCAACCACGCAACTGTCTCCATGCCTCACTACAAGGAcgccacagttcctgtctccagcCCCGACTAGTTCAGCAGCTCTCGAGCGTATCACCGCCACCAACAGTGAGTGTGACAGCGATCAGTCCACTCCTCGGTTGAAGAAGCCTCGGAGATGTCGGACCATTTTCACTGAATTTCAGCTCATGGGTCTGGAGAAGaaattccagaaacagaaatatCTTTCTACTCCAGACAG GTTGGATTTGGCACAGTCACTGGGATTAACTCAGCTTCAAGTGAAAACATGGTATCAGAATCGAAGAATGAAGTGGAAAAAGATG gcagaagaccagagcaaatacaagaaggttattgagatgtttgatgaacactgttcaccaaagaagaaTGAAACCTTTGAGAG GTGCTGA
- the LOC138741791 gene encoding homeobox protein BarH-like 2 isoform X3, which yields MQRSAEPSRSLPGLHKLDSRRYKTFMIDEILSTESRRFQDVPLGSRPGFVARPQALHSCAGSSLSSFPSLSTTQLSPCLTTRTPQFLSPAPTSSAALERITATNSECDSDQSTPRLKKPRRCRTIFTEFQLMGLEKKFQKQKYLSTPDRLDLAQSLGLTQLQVKTWYQNRRMKWKKMAEDQSKYKKVIEMFDEHCSPKKNETFESK from the exons ATGCAGCGTTCCGCCGAGCCGAGCCGCAGCCTTCCCGGGCTGCACAAGCTGGACAGTCGGCGTTACAAGACTTTCATGATCGACGAGATCCTGTCCACGGAGAGCCGCCGATTCCAGGACGTGCCTCTGGGCTCCCGCCCCGGCTTCGTCGCCCGCCCGCAGGCGCTGCACTCCTGTGCGG GGTCATCACTGAGTTCCTTCCCATCGCTCTCAACCACGCAACTGTCTCCATGCCTCACTACAAGGAcgccacagttcctgtctccagcCCCGACTAGTTCAGCAGCTCTCGAGCGTATCACCGCCACCAACAGTGAGTGTGACAGCGATCAGTCCACTCCTCGGTTGAAGAAGCCTCGGAGATGTCGGACCATTTTCACTGAATTTCAGCTCATGGGTCTGGAGAAGaaattccagaaacagaaatatCTTTCTACTCCAGACAG GTTGGATTTGGCACAGTCACTGGGATTAACTCAGCTTCAAGTGAAAACATGGTATCAGAATCGAAGAATGAAGTGGAAAAAGATG gcagaagaccagagcaaatacaagaaggttattgagatgtttgatgaacactgttcaccaaagaagaaTGAAACCTTTGAGAG TAAGTGA